In a single window of the Natronosalvus caseinilyticus genome:
- the thiC gene encoding phosphomethylpyrimidine synthase ThiC: MAETQLQAARSGTVTDAMARVAAREQRDPETVRKAVADGRAVIPANVGHRALDPMIIGRSFATKVNANIGTSETTSDLETELEKLHTAVHYGADTVMDLSTGGDLDRIRAANIEHSPVPIGTVPVYEAVKRAGSPEDLTTELLLEVIEKQARQGVDYMTIHAGILLEHLPLTEGRTTGIVSRGGSILAKWMEAHGEQNPLYQVYDDICAIFEEYDVTFSLGDSLRPGSLADACDEAQYAELDTLGHLTRRAWEQGVQVMVEGPGHVPMDRIAENVERQQDVCDGAPFYVLGPLVTDVAPGYDHITSAIGAAMAARAGAAMLCYVTPKEHLGLPEKNDVRDGLAAYRIAAHAADVANDRPGARDWDDALSEARYAFDWSTQFDLALDPERARSFHDQTLPGDNYTEARFCSMCGVEFCSMRIDQDTREEGELDRLTARTDLEASPAAAVNLPPVGVHDGGTVATDEVDVEGDRDPTVDAPTDSR; this comes from the coding sequence ATGGCAGAGACGCAACTACAGGCCGCCCGATCGGGCACGGTCACCGACGCGATGGCACGAGTCGCAGCGCGAGAACAGCGCGACCCGGAAACCGTTCGGAAGGCGGTCGCCGACGGTCGCGCCGTTATTCCAGCGAACGTCGGTCACCGCGCGCTCGATCCGATGATCATCGGCCGCTCGTTCGCGACCAAGGTCAACGCCAACATCGGCACCAGCGAGACGACGAGCGACCTCGAGACCGAACTCGAGAAGCTTCACACGGCCGTGCACTACGGCGCCGATACCGTGATGGATCTCAGCACGGGCGGCGACCTCGATCGCATACGAGCGGCTAACATCGAGCACTCGCCCGTGCCGATCGGGACGGTTCCCGTGTACGAGGCGGTCAAACGCGCCGGTTCGCCTGAAGACCTGACGACCGAGCTGCTGCTCGAGGTGATCGAAAAGCAGGCTCGACAGGGCGTCGATTACATGACGATTCACGCGGGAATCCTCCTCGAGCACCTGCCGCTGACGGAAGGGCGAACGACCGGAATCGTCTCGCGAGGAGGTTCGATTCTCGCGAAGTGGATGGAAGCCCACGGGGAACAGAATCCGCTCTATCAGGTCTACGACGACATCTGTGCCATCTTCGAGGAGTACGACGTGACGTTCAGCCTCGGAGACAGCCTCCGTCCGGGATCGCTGGCCGACGCCTGCGACGAGGCGCAGTACGCCGAACTCGACACGCTGGGACACCTGACGCGGCGGGCCTGGGAGCAGGGCGTCCAGGTCATGGTCGAGGGGCCCGGCCACGTCCCGATGGACCGGATCGCCGAAAACGTCGAGCGCCAGCAGGACGTCTGCGATGGCGCGCCGTTTTACGTCCTCGGCCCGCTGGTCACCGACGTCGCGCCGGGATACGACCACATTACGAGCGCTATCGGGGCGGCGATGGCGGCCAGAGCCGGGGCCGCGATGCTCTGTTACGTCACGCCCAAAGAACATCTCGGGCTGCCAGAGAAAAACGACGTCCGAGACGGTCTCGCGGCCTACCGAATCGCCGCCCACGCCGCCGACGTCGCGAACGATCGGCCCGGGGCTCGAGACTGGGATGATGCCCTCTCGGAGGCCCGGTACGCGTTCGACTGGTCGACCCAGTTCGACCTCGCCCTCGACCCCGAGCGCGCCCGGTCGTTCCACGACCAGACGCTCCCCGGTGACAACTACACGGAGGCTCGCTTCTGTTCGATGTGCGGTGTCGAGTTCTGTTCGATGCGCATCGACCAGGATACTCGCGAAGAGGGAGAACTGGATCGGCTGACGGCACGGACAGATCTCGAGGCCTCGCCGGCGGCCGCGGTCAACTTGCCTCCAGTCGGCGTCCACGACGGGGGTACGGTTGCAACCGACGAAGTCGACGTCGAGGGAGACCGCGATCCGACTGTTGACGCGCCCACCGATTCGCGCTAA